A part of Corynebacterium lactis RW2-5 genomic DNA contains:
- a CDS encoding L,D-transpeptidase has product MTSTRKLFTSIGRRIVVGSLAVTTALGIGAGAAMAAPATPALPGIPGLPESPALQLPKIPGLPESPALQLPKIPGLPDLSQLPGFPSRQEPAPAPAPEPAPAPRPEPKPASPCPPTARACVDLANNKSWLQDNGHITFGPVPISSGKPGYETTKGSLSVTRKVRDEWSVPYNGPMPFAVYFTNTGEAFHEGSVDVPSHGCIHLNHDAAVKYFDTLQVGDSVFIW; this is encoded by the coding sequence ATGACCTCGACCAGGAAACTTTTCACCAGCATCGGAAGGCGCATCGTCGTCGGCTCTCTCGCTGTGACTACCGCTTTGGGAATTGGTGCTGGAGCTGCAATGGCTGCTCCCGCCACCCCAGCACTGCCGGGCATTCCGGGCCTGCCGGAGTCGCCTGCACTGCAACTCCCGAAGATTCCGGGATTGCCGGAGTCACCTGCACTTCAGCTCCCGAAAATTCCGGGATTGCCGGATCTCTCGCAGCTGCCGGGATTCCCCTCTCGCCAGGAACCTGCGCCCGCCCCGGCCCCTGAACCAGCCCCGGCGCCTCGCCCGGAGCCCAAGCCGGCCAGTCCGTGTCCGCCGACTGCCCGCGCCTGCGTCGACCTAGCCAACAACAAGAGCTGGCTGCAGGATAATGGTCACATCACCTTCGGCCCGGTCCCGATTTCCTCCGGCAAGCCCGGCTACGAGACCACCAAAGGATCGCTTAGCGTCACCCGCAAGGTCCGCGACGAGTGGTCCGTCCCCTACAACGGCCCGATGCCCTTCGCGGTGTACTTCACCAACACTGGTGAGGCTTTCCACGAGGGTTCTGTGGACGTTCCCTCCCACGGCTGCATCCATCTCAACCACGATGCGGCAGTCAAGTACTTCGACACGCTCCAGGTCGGAGACAGCGTCTTCATCTGGTAA
- a CDS encoding acetate kinase, producing the protein MSRHVLVLNSGSSSIKFQLVAPEKDTSQPPYVSGLVERIGEDDGIVNLKFAGEKIEISEPIADHADGLSKAFALMDKHEVGPHSVEIAAVGHRVVHGGRLFSGPELINDEIIGMIRDLIPLAPLHNPANIVGIEEARKLLPDVPHVAVFDTGFFHTMPPAAALYPLNAEVASKFDIRRYGFHGTSHEFVSKQLPELLGRPAAEINQITLHLGNGASCAAIRGGQAVDTSMGLTPLAGLMMGTRTGDIDPGIIFHLYRNGMSIDEIDNLCNRQSGLKGVSGVNDFRVLQERMDAHDPDAWAAYQMYVHQLRRYIGSYMLILGRLDAITFTAGVGENHVGIRRDSMAELENFGIKIDEERNAQPNNGPRLISTDDSKVKVFVVPTNEELAIARYAMSFAH; encoded by the coding sequence ATGTCGCGTCACGTACTCGTTCTGAACTCCGGTTCCTCCTCCATTAAGTTTCAGCTGGTAGCCCCGGAGAAGGACACCTCGCAGCCGCCGTATGTTTCCGGCCTGGTTGAGCGCATCGGCGAGGATGACGGCATCGTCAACTTGAAGTTCGCCGGCGAGAAGATTGAGATCTCCGAGCCAATCGCGGACCACGCTGACGGCCTGTCCAAGGCCTTCGCTCTGATGGACAAGCACGAGGTCGGTCCCCACAGCGTCGAGATCGCGGCGGTCGGTCACCGCGTCGTTCACGGCGGCCGCTTGTTCTCCGGTCCGGAGCTGATCAACGATGAGATCATCGGCATGATCCGCGACCTGATCCCGCTGGCTCCGTTGCACAATCCGGCGAACATCGTCGGCATCGAGGAGGCTCGCAAGCTGCTTCCCGACGTCCCCCACGTCGCTGTTTTCGATACGGGCTTCTTCCACACCATGCCCCCGGCTGCGGCCCTGTACCCGCTCAATGCCGAGGTCGCGTCGAAGTTCGACATCCGCCGTTACGGTTTCCACGGCACCTCGCATGAGTTCGTCTCCAAGCAGCTCCCGGAGCTGCTGGGTCGCCCGGCAGCGGAGATTAACCAGATTACCCTGCACCTCGGCAACGGCGCCTCCTGTGCGGCGATTCGCGGCGGCCAGGCCGTGGACACCTCGATGGGTCTGACCCCGCTGGCAGGTCTGATGATGGGCACCCGTACTGGCGATATCGACCCGGGCATCATCTTCCATCTCTACCGCAACGGCATGAGCATCGATGAGATTGATAACCTCTGCAACCGCCAGTCCGGTCTGAAGGGCGTCTCCGGTGTCAACGACTTCCGTGTGCTGCAGGAGCGCATGGACGCGCACGATCCGGATGCTTGGGCTGCCTACCAGATGTACGTCCACCAGCTGCGCCGCTACATCGGCTCCTACATGCTGATTCTCGGCCGTCTGGACGCGATTACCTTCACAGCTGGCGTCGGCGAGAACCACGTCGGTATCCGCCGCGACTCCATGGCGGAGCTGGAGAACTTCGGTATCAAGATCGACGAGGAGCGCAATGCCCAGCCGAACAACGGCCCTCGCCTGATCTCCACCGATGATTCCAAGGTTAAGGTCTTCGTGGTTCCGACCAACGAGGAGCTGGCAATTGCCCGCTACGCGATGAGCTTCGCGCACTAG
- the pta gene encoding phosphate acetyltransferase encodes MSDTNTHVSDSGSAVLISSVDRADNLHDVISAVSEVLGGARLFHSVGGPNGATVDEIVEDPESALDTIVAAVEADRAENGGSVVITGSGNQDYDFRIATVSGAGVVLVAAGEGCNVEAGQARIRMAVSGAKGRHAHVLAVVLTGAGSENASSLKLDVPVVAASDSEGLREALAGEVETIITPQRFQWWLLQRARADKRHIVLPEGDDDRILQAADYLLREDICELTILGDPDSMNSRAAELGLNIEGAHLWDPATSDYLEQFAEQFAELRKSKGVTLEEARETMQDISYFATMMIHNGLADGMVSGAAHTTAHTIKPSFQIIKTKPTASTVSSLFLMVMDNHLWGFADCAVLPKPTPDQLGEIAVVSAETAASFGIEPRVAMLSYSTGVSGSGEDVDRVKAGLAKAKELVPDLAVDGPLQFDASIDPKVAEKKMPESSVAGKATVFVFPDLDAGNIGYKIAQRCGGALAIGPILQGLNKPVNDLSRGATVPDIINTVAITAIQAGGN; translated from the coding sequence GTGAGCGATACCAACACCCATGTCTCCGATTCGGGCTCCGCAGTACTTATTTCATCGGTTGACCGTGCGGACAATCTCCACGATGTCATCTCCGCTGTGTCGGAGGTGCTCGGGGGCGCCCGCCTTTTCCATTCAGTCGGCGGCCCGAATGGCGCGACTGTGGATGAAATCGTCGAGGATCCTGAATCGGCTCTGGATACAATCGTCGCCGCAGTAGAGGCCGATCGTGCGGAAAACGGTGGCTCGGTCGTCATCACCGGTTCCGGTAACCAGGATTATGACTTCCGTATCGCGACCGTCTCCGGTGCCGGCGTAGTGCTGGTCGCGGCCGGCGAGGGGTGCAATGTCGAGGCCGGTCAGGCTCGAATTCGTATGGCGGTCTCCGGGGCGAAGGGTCGCCACGCACACGTGCTTGCGGTCGTGCTGACCGGTGCGGGGTCTGAGAACGCGAGCTCCCTCAAACTCGATGTCCCGGTGGTAGCGGCCTCTGACTCGGAGGGGCTGCGCGAGGCCCTGGCTGGTGAGGTGGAAACCATCATCACTCCGCAGCGTTTCCAGTGGTGGCTGCTGCAGCGCGCACGCGCCGACAAGCGCCACATTGTCCTGCCCGAGGGCGATGATGACCGTATTCTGCAGGCCGCCGATTACCTCCTGCGCGAGGACATCTGTGAGCTGACCATTCTGGGTGACCCCGATTCGATGAACTCCCGGGCCGCAGAGCTGGGCCTGAACATCGAGGGCGCTCACCTGTGGGATCCGGCCACCTCCGATTACCTGGAGCAGTTCGCCGAGCAGTTCGCCGAGCTGCGCAAGTCCAAGGGCGTCACCCTGGAGGAGGCCCGCGAGACGATGCAGGACATCTCCTACTTCGCCACCATGATGATCCACAATGGGCTTGCCGACGGCATGGTCTCCGGCGCCGCCCACACCACGGCGCACACCATCAAGCCGTCCTTCCAGATCATTAAGACGAAGCCGACCGCCTCGACGGTGTCCTCGCTGTTCCTGATGGTGATGGACAACCACCTGTGGGGCTTCGCGGACTGCGCAGTGCTGCCGAAGCCGACCCCGGATCAGCTCGGCGAGATTGCGGTTGTGTCGGCTGAGACCGCCGCGTCCTTCGGTATCGAGCCGCGCGTCGCCATGCTCAGCTACTCCACGGGCGTATCTGGTTCGGGTGAGGACGTCGACCGCGTTAAGGCAGGCCTTGCGAAGGCCAAAGAACTGGTGCCCGACCTCGCTGTCGATGGCCCGCTGCAGTTCGATGCTTCGATTGATCCGAAAGTCGCTGAGAAGAAGATGCCGGAATCCTCGGTCGCGGGCAAGGCCACGGTATTCGTGTTCCCGGACCTGGATGCCGGAAATATTGGCTACAAGATTGCCCAGCGCTGCGGCGGCGCGCTGGCAATTGGCCCGATTCTGCAGGGTCTGAACAAGCCGGTCAATGACCTGTCTCGTGGCGCCACCGTGCCCGATATCATCAACACCGTTGCCATTACCGCTATCCAAGCAGGAGGAAACTAA
- a CDS encoding FAD-dependent oxidoreductase, whose amino-acid sequence MTRPLRVAVVGSGPAGVYASDALMKSSTDVEVDLFEKMPAPFGLIRYGVAPDHPRIKGIIKALHRVMDKPQLRLFSNVEFGKDITLEEMKDLYDAVIFATGAVGDRALPVPGADMPEHFGAGEFVGFYDGNPLFERSWDLSAESVAVIGVGNVGLDVSRILAKTGEELHVTEIPDNVYEALKTNKATEVHVFGRRGPAQAKFTPLELKELDYSPNVEVIVNPEDIEYDSSSEIARRESKITDQVCTILENYAIREPKNAPHKLYIHFFESPVEILGEEGPDGVQHITGLRTQRMEYDGAGGVRPTGKTTDWNVGAVYSAVGYRSDALPGIPFDEVKHVISNVGGRVIDSETTGDEDAQAITGLYTTGWVRRGPVGLIGNTKGDANEAVANLLADAAEGKKFSPSKPELAAVDELLRAKGVDFLDWDGWHALDAAEHAAGEAEGRERKKYVEWADMVAHSKGAQG is encoded by the coding sequence ATGACTCGTCCACTCCGCGTTGCAGTAGTCGGCTCCGGCCCCGCAGGCGTCTACGCCTCTGACGCGCTGATGAAGTCCAGCACCGACGTCGAGGTGGACCTGTTCGAGAAGATGCCCGCGCCCTTCGGCCTGATTCGCTACGGCGTCGCCCCGGACCACCCGCGCATCAAGGGCATTATCAAGGCGCTGCACCGCGTTATGGACAAGCCGCAGCTGCGCCTGTTTTCAAACGTGGAGTTCGGCAAGGACATCACCCTCGAGGAGATGAAAGACCTCTACGATGCCGTTATCTTCGCCACCGGCGCAGTCGGCGACCGCGCCCTGCCGGTTCCGGGTGCCGATATGCCGGAGCACTTCGGGGCCGGCGAGTTCGTCGGTTTCTACGACGGCAACCCGCTCTTCGAGCGCTCCTGGGACCTCTCCGCCGAGTCCGTCGCCGTGATTGGCGTGGGCAACGTCGGCCTGGATGTCTCGCGCATTCTGGCCAAGACCGGCGAGGAACTGCACGTCACCGAGATTCCGGACAACGTCTACGAGGCGCTCAAGACCAACAAGGCCACTGAGGTGCACGTGTTCGGTCGCCGCGGCCCGGCGCAGGCGAAGTTCACCCCGCTGGAGCTGAAGGAGCTGGACTACTCGCCAAACGTCGAGGTCATCGTAAACCCGGAGGATATCGAGTACGACTCCTCCTCCGAGATTGCCCGCCGCGAGTCGAAGATCACCGACCAGGTCTGCACCATCCTGGAGAACTACGCCATCCGCGAGCCGAAGAACGCCCCGCATAAGCTCTACATCCACTTCTTCGAGTCGCCCGTCGAGATTCTCGGCGAGGAAGGCCCGGACGGAGTCCAGCACATCACCGGCCTGCGCACTCAGCGCATGGAATACGACGGCGCGGGCGGTGTACGCCCGACCGGCAAGACCACCGACTGGAACGTCGGCGCCGTCTACTCAGCAGTGGGCTACCGCTCCGATGCGCTGCCGGGAATCCCCTTCGACGAGGTCAAGCATGTCATCTCGAACGTTGGCGGCCGCGTCATCGACTCCGAGACCACCGGCGACGAGGACGCCCAGGCCATCACCGGCCTCTACACCACCGGCTGGGTCCGGCGAGGCCCGGTTGGTCTGATTGGCAACACCAAGGGCGACGCCAACGAGGCCGTCGCCAATCTGCTTGCCGACGCCGCCGAGGGCAAGAAGTTCTCGCCGTCCAAGCCGGAACTCGCGGCGGTCGACGAGCTGCTGCGGGCCAAGGGCGTCGATTTCCTGGACTGGGACGGTTGGCACGCACTGGACGCAGCTGAGCACGCTGCCGGCGAGGCCGAGGGCCGCGAGCGCAAGAAGTACGTCGAGTGGGCTGACATGGTCGCGCACTCGAAGGGCGCGCAGGGCTAG
- a CDS encoding sirohydrochlorin chelatase, translated as MTALILLAHGSRHDQTGSVLDGVVKQVRQSLPSPSCGGPSEVRLAWLDLDEPSLDTICAELAASGERSALAVPLLFTNAFHARIDVPAQVSECDAHGIDVTVTEGLGLGDGTRRAVVRRIVEAAQEANFSGPNDALIMAVGSSDVDANQAVHEFAAGLDSMFPGQVTAAFVVGPEQVKGAAAVEAARGRAAMRGRDLVVVPLFTAPGLLWDKVTGGLDGVIGVDGAGADLSASEEPAAPGGRVAFGETLGSLLVPIVCCRWDSRDCRGEWSTRATQGSRSDARPGYLSAEEGTAA; from the coding sequence ATGACCGCACTGATTTTGCTTGCCCACGGATCCCGCCACGATCAGACGGGGTCGGTGCTCGACGGCGTCGTAAAGCAGGTTCGGCAGTCCCTGCCGTCGCCGTCGTGCGGTGGGCCGAGCGAGGTGCGGCTGGCGTGGCTCGACCTGGACGAGCCCTCCCTCGATACCATTTGTGCGGAGTTGGCCGCGTCCGGAGAGCGCTCCGCTCTGGCTGTTCCGCTGCTGTTCACGAACGCTTTTCACGCCCGAATCGACGTCCCCGCCCAGGTCTCCGAGTGCGATGCCCACGGCATCGACGTGACCGTCACCGAGGGGCTGGGGCTTGGCGACGGCACCCGCCGCGCCGTCGTCCGGCGAATCGTCGAGGCGGCCCAGGAGGCCAATTTCTCCGGGCCTAACGACGCCCTAATCATGGCCGTCGGTTCCTCCGACGTCGATGCTAACCAGGCGGTTCACGAGTTCGCCGCAGGCCTCGACAGCATGTTCCCGGGGCAGGTTACTGCGGCTTTCGTCGTCGGGCCCGAACAGGTCAAGGGTGCCGCGGCGGTCGAGGCCGCACGGGGGAGGGCCGCGATGCGGGGCCGCGACCTCGTGGTCGTGCCGCTTTTCACCGCGCCCGGGCTGCTCTGGGACAAAGTTACAGGCGGCTTGGATGGCGTGATTGGCGTGGATGGTGCGGGCGCCGACCTGTCAGCTTCGGAGGAACCGGCAGCTCCAGGAGGTCGGGTCGCCTTCGGAGAGACGCTCGGCAGCCTGCTTGTCCCAATTGTGTGTTGCCGCTGGGATTCACGAGACTGCCGGGGCGAGTGGAGCACTCGTGCGACTCAGGGCTCCCGTAGTGATGCGCGCCCCGGTTACTTGAGTGCCGAGGAGGGGACCGCGGCGTAG
- a CDS encoding sulfate adenylyltransferase subunit 1, whose protein sequence is MPSRTETVNTAHLVTADRATRARRTLRLCTAGSVDDGKSTFVGRLLHDTKNILADQYEAVVASSQARGQENPDLSLLVDGLRAEREQGITIDVAYRYFATDVRSFILADCPGHEQYTRNTVTGMSTAEAVVVLIDARNGVVTQTKRHATVASLLGVRHVIFAVNKIDLLDYSEEAFRAIESDVHALAERLGLSNTFVVPVSALVGDNIVDASEHTPWYSGPTVLELLENLDIGADLAEDAQSALRLPIDYVIRDHATEYRGYAGRIATGSVRIGDTVAVGGGREAQVTRITVAAEDVESAVAGQSVAVSLDTEFDLARGDLISAGAGAGDSAGADAAADRPEDTRRFSAVAVHLSDKPLAVGRVVEVRYGAALVRGRIASVDALIDIETGAPTGVADQLQVNDVAEVTVELAQPLPVDPYRVGGRVGAFLLIEPGTGDSLTAGLVRGATS, encoded by the coding sequence ATGCCCTCCCGCACCGAGACCGTGAATACTGCGCACCTGGTTACCGCCGACCGCGCCACCCGCGCCCGCCGCACGCTGCGACTGTGTACCGCAGGCTCCGTTGATGACGGCAAGTCCACCTTCGTCGGCCGCCTGCTGCACGACACTAAGAACATCCTCGCCGATCAGTATGAGGCGGTCGTCGCCTCCTCACAGGCTCGCGGGCAGGAGAACCCGGACCTGTCCCTGCTGGTCGATGGCCTGCGCGCAGAGCGCGAGCAGGGCATCACCATCGACGTTGCCTACCGCTACTTCGCCACCGACGTCCGCTCCTTCATCCTCGCCGACTGCCCGGGCCACGAGCAGTACACCCGCAACACCGTCACCGGCATGTCCACCGCTGAGGCCGTGGTTGTGCTTATCGACGCGCGTAACGGCGTCGTCACGCAGACCAAGCGCCACGCGACGGTGGCGTCCCTGTTGGGAGTGCGGCACGTGATCTTCGCGGTCAACAAGATTGATCTGCTGGATTACAGCGAGGAGGCGTTCCGCGCAATCGAGTCCGACGTGCATGCGCTGGCTGAGCGACTGGGGCTGTCTAACACCTTCGTAGTGCCGGTATCTGCGCTGGTCGGCGACAATATCGTCGATGCTTCCGAGCACACCCCGTGGTACTCCGGGCCGACCGTGCTGGAGCTGCTGGAAAACCTCGACATCGGCGCTGACTTGGCCGAGGACGCGCAAAGTGCGCTGCGCCTTCCCATCGACTACGTGATCCGCGACCACGCCACCGAGTACCGAGGCTATGCCGGTCGCATCGCCACCGGCTCCGTCCGCATCGGTGACACCGTCGCAGTCGGCGGCGGTCGCGAGGCGCAGGTCACGCGCATTACCGTCGCCGCCGAGGACGTCGAATCCGCCGTTGCAGGCCAGTCCGTGGCAGTCAGTCTGGACACTGAGTTCGACCTCGCGCGCGGCGACCTGATCAGTGCGGGTGCTGGTGCCGGCGACAGTGCGGGTGCTGATGCCGCCGCCGACCGTCCGGAGGACACCCGCCGATTCTCCGCCGTGGCGGTCCACCTGTCCGACAAGCCGCTGGCAGTCGGCCGCGTCGTCGAGGTCCGCTACGGCGCCGCGCTGGTCCGCGGCCGCATCGCTTCGGTCGATGCGCTCATCGACATCGAGACCGGCGCACCCACCGGCGTTGCCGATCAGCTGCAGGTCAACGACGTCGCCGAGGTCACCGTCGAGCTGGCCCAGCCGCTGCCGGTCGACCCGTACCGAGTCGGCGGCCGCGTCGGCGCCTTCCTTCTCATCGAGCCGGGCACCGGCGACAGCTTGACCGCAGGCCTGGTCCGAGGCGCAACCAGCTAG
- the cysD gene encoding sulfate adenylyltransferase subunit CysD has translation MTSPTTVTTSPGDHAGAVGKQNKPLDPRLAELEAEAIDIIRQTAGQFDKPALLFSGGKDSVLVLELAKRAFAPAGVPLELLHVDTGHNFPEVIEFRDKVAAQPGINLHVAHVQDWIDRGVLTERADGTRNPLQTVPLVETIADRGYDAVLGGARRDEEKARAKERVFSVRDSFGGWDPRRQRPELWGLYNGRHAAGENVRVFPISNWTEADVWAYIEARDIELPPIYYSHQREVFNRGGMWLAPGEWGGPRDGETLEVRTVRYRTVGDMSCTGAVESTASTIAEVMEELRTSKLTERGATRADDKLSESSMEDRKKEGYF, from the coding sequence ATGACTAGCCCAACCACCGTGACCACCTCTCCTGGAGACCACGCAGGTGCCGTCGGCAAGCAGAACAAGCCCCTGGACCCGCGACTAGCAGAGCTCGAGGCCGAGGCAATCGACATTATCCGGCAGACCGCGGGGCAGTTCGACAAGCCGGCGCTGCTGTTCTCCGGCGGCAAGGACTCCGTGCTCGTGCTGGAGCTGGCCAAGCGAGCCTTCGCCCCGGCGGGCGTCCCGCTGGAGCTGCTGCACGTCGACACTGGCCACAACTTTCCCGAAGTCATCGAGTTTCGCGATAAGGTCGCCGCGCAGCCGGGCATTAATCTCCACGTCGCGCACGTCCAGGACTGGATCGACCGCGGGGTTCTGACCGAGCGTGCCGATGGCACCCGCAATCCTCTGCAAACCGTTCCGCTGGTGGAAACCATCGCCGACCGGGGCTATGACGCCGTGCTCGGTGGCGCCCGCCGTGACGAGGAGAAGGCCCGCGCCAAGGAGCGCGTGTTTTCCGTGCGCGATTCCTTCGGCGGCTGGGATCCGCGTCGCCAACGCCCGGAGCTGTGGGGCCTCTACAACGGCCGCCACGCGGCGGGCGAGAACGTTCGCGTCTTCCCGATCTCCAACTGGACCGAGGCGGACGTGTGGGCCTACATCGAGGCCCGCGACATTGAGCTGCCGCCGATTTACTACTCCCACCAGCGCGAAGTATTCAACCGCGGTGGCATGTGGCTCGCCCCTGGCGAGTGGGGCGGCCCCCGCGACGGCGAGACCCTCGAGGTTCGCACCGTCCGCTACCGCACCGTCGGCGACATGAGCTGCACCGGCGCGGTCGAGTCGACCGCCTCCACCATCGCCGAGGTGATGGAGGAACTGCGTACCTCGAAGCTGACCGAGCGCGGCGCGACCCGCGCAGACGACAAACTGTCCGAGTCCTCTATGGAGGATCGCAAGAAGGAAGGATACTTCTGA
- a CDS encoding phosphoadenylyl-sulfate reductase, with protein MSTAITTVNTSDALADDDVLSDPATARRLMELALDYGSKLEGATAGEVLEWGAEHLRTPLAVTLSMQDTVLADLAEKHAPNADLIFLDTGYHFPETLEVADQVAERYSNRLLSIVPKRTRAEQDAEEGVDLYKTDPTRCCALRKVEPLAAVKRPYEGWVTGLKRVDAPTRANTPVLEIDKTGRIKLNPLAAWTDQDIEDYIAAHDLIVHPLTKQGFPSIGCATCTARVAEGADPRSGRWAGSEKTECGLHL; from the coding sequence ATGAGCACGGCAATCACTACCGTTAATACCTCTGATGCGCTTGCCGACGACGACGTTCTCTCCGACCCGGCGACGGCTCGCCGCCTGATGGAACTGGCCCTGGACTACGGCTCCAAGCTGGAGGGCGCCACCGCAGGCGAGGTTCTCGAGTGGGGAGCAGAGCACCTGCGCACCCCGCTGGCCGTCACCCTGTCCATGCAGGACACCGTGCTGGCCGACCTCGCGGAAAAGCACGCCCCGAACGCGGACCTCATCTTCCTCGACACCGGCTACCACTTCCCGGAGACCCTCGAAGTCGCAGATCAGGTCGCCGAGCGCTACAGTAACCGGCTGCTGTCCATCGTCCCTAAGCGCACCCGCGCCGAGCAGGACGCTGAGGAGGGCGTCGACCTCTACAAGACCGACCCGACCCGCTGCTGCGCACTGCGCAAGGTCGAGCCGCTCGCCGCAGTCAAGCGACCCTACGAGGGCTGGGTCACCGGACTCAAGCGCGTTGACGCCCCGACCCGCGCTAACACTCCGGTCCTGGAGATCGACAAGACCGGCCGCATCAAGCTTAACCCGCTGGCCGCCTGGACCGACCAGGATATCGAGGACTACATCGCAGCCCACGACCTGATCGTGCACCCGCTGACGAAGCAGGGCTTCCCCTCCATTGGATGCGCCACCTGCACCGCCCGCGTCGCAGAAGGCGCCGACCCCCGCTCCGGGCGCTGGGCCGGCTCCGAGAAGACCGAGTGCGGACTGCACCTGTAA
- a CDS encoding nitrite/sulfite reductase yields MSAPTKTARRKRAPKPQGQWLVDGKEPLNDDERIKQEDAGMAVKQRVLDIYAKEGFDSIPAEDLAPRFKWIGLYTQRKQGMGGEHTGVKTNAELQDKYFMLRIRLDGGQTTTEGIRAIGEISRDFARDTADFSDRQNVQLHWIRIEDMPEIWDRLEKVGLDTHFGCGDVPRVILGSPVAGVAADEIIDGTDAIRRIKEEYLAGDEFSNLPRKFKSAVSGSPRLDVTHEVQDVAFVGVNHPEHGPGFDVWVGGGLSTNPMLGQRLGAWVPESEVPEVWAGVCRIFRDYGYRRLRNRARLKFLVGEWGIEKFRQVLEDDYLGRKLIDGPAPEAYEKDRDHIGVHKQADGRNYVGVKPAVGRVPGSDLIKLADIAQRHGVGRIRTTVMKELILLDVEDDQVDSLLAELDSIGLSATPSAFRRGIMACTGLEFCKLALVTTRERAIDLVGELESRLKDLDVPITIALNGCPNACARTQIADIGLKGQIVTDADGNRVEGFQVHLGGALGLGANFGRKLRGHKVTSAELTDYIERLVTNFKAQRTEGEQFREWVARADEGDLQ; encoded by the coding sequence ATGAGCGCACCAACCAAAACAGCCCGTCGTAAGCGCGCGCCTAAGCCACAAGGGCAGTGGCTCGTCGATGGCAAAGAGCCCCTGAACGACGATGAGCGCATTAAGCAAGAAGATGCCGGCATGGCTGTAAAGCAGCGAGTGCTGGATATTTACGCCAAAGAGGGCTTTGACTCCATCCCCGCCGAGGACCTTGCACCACGCTTTAAATGGATTGGCCTCTACACTCAGCGCAAGCAGGGCATGGGCGGTGAGCATACCGGCGTCAAGACCAACGCCGAACTGCAGGACAAGTATTTTATGCTCCGCATCCGCCTCGACGGTGGCCAGACCACCACCGAGGGCATCCGGGCTATCGGTGAGATCTCCCGCGACTTCGCCCGCGACACCGCGGACTTCTCCGACCGCCAGAACGTCCAGCTGCACTGGATTCGCATCGAGGACATGCCGGAGATCTGGGACCGCCTGGAAAAGGTCGGTCTGGATACCCATTTCGGCTGCGGTGATGTGCCTCGCGTTATCCTCGGCAGCCCGGTCGCAGGCGTCGCCGCCGACGAAATTATTGACGGCACCGACGCCATCCGCCGCATCAAAGAGGAGTACCTGGCGGGGGACGAGTTCTCGAACCTGCCGCGCAAGTTCAAGTCGGCCGTGTCCGGCTCCCCGCGTCTGGATGTCACCCACGAGGTTCAAGACGTCGCCTTCGTCGGTGTGAACCACCCAGAGCACGGCCCTGGATTCGACGTGTGGGTTGGCGGTGGCCTGTCCACAAATCCTATGCTGGGCCAGCGCCTCGGCGCCTGGGTGCCGGAGTCCGAGGTTCCGGAGGTATGGGCTGGTGTGTGCCGGATCTTCCGCGACTACGGTTACCGCCGTCTGCGCAATCGCGCCCGCCTGAAGTTCCTGGTGGGCGAGTGGGGAATCGAGAAGTTCCGCCAGGTCCTCGAGGACGACTACCTTGGGCGCAAGCTTATCGACGGCCCGGCTCCGGAAGCCTATGAGAAGGACCGCGACCACATTGGAGTCCACAAGCAGGCCGACGGCCGCAACTACGTCGGTGTCAAGCCCGCCGTCGGCCGCGTGCCGGGCAGCGACCTGATCAAGCTGGCGGATATCGCGCAGCGCCACGGTGTCGGCCGCATTCGCACCACAGTGATGAAGGAGCTCATCCTCCTCGACGTCGAGGACGATCAGGTCGACTCCCTTCTCGCAGAGCTGGATAGCATCGGACTGTCCGCGACCCCATCTGCATTCCGCCGCGGAATCATGGCCTGCACCGGACTGGAGTTCTGCAAGCTGGCGCTGGTCACCACTCGCGAGCGCGCCATCGATTTGGTCGGTGAGCTCGAAAGTCGTCTTAAGGACCTAGATGTTCCGATTACCATTGCGCTCAATGGCTGCCCGAATGCCTGCGCACGCACCCAGATTGCGGACATCGGCCTGAAGGGGCAGATTGTCACCGATGCCGATGGAAACCGAGTCGAGGGCTTCCAGGTTCACCTCGGTGGTGCGCTGGGCCTTGGCGCGAACTTCGGCCGTAAACTCCGTGGGCACAAGGTTACCTCCGCGGAGCTGACTGACTACATCGAGCGCCTGGTCACCAACTTCAAGGCGCAGCGCACCGAGGGCGAGCAGTTCCGCGAATGGGTCGCCCGTGCTGACGAGGGGGACCTGCAGTGA